The nucleotide sequence TGCAGCGCCGCGGCCACCAGCGCGTGCCCGCCCTCGTGGTAGGCGGTGATGCGCTTCTCGGCGTCCTTCATGAGGCGCGAGCTCTTCTGCGGGCCGGCGACCACGCGGTCGATGGCCTCGTCGAGCGCCTGCGGCGAGATCATCTTCTCGTTCTTGCGCGCGGTCAGCAGCGCTGCCTCGTTGAGCACGTTGGCGAGGTCGGCACCGGTGAAGCCCGGCGTCCGCCGCGCCACGGCGCGGAGGTCGGCGTCCTCGGTCAACGGCTTGCCTCGGGCGTGCACGCCCAGGATCTTCTCGCGGCCCTCGAGGTCGGGCGGCTCGACGGCGATCTGCCGGTCGAAGCGGCCCGGACGCAGCAGTGCGGGGTCGAGGATGTCAGGCCGGTTGGTGGCGGCGATCAGGATGACGTTGGTCTTGACGTCGAAGCCGTCCATCTCGACCAGCAGCTGGTTCAGCGTCTGCTCGCGCTCGTCGTGGCCACCGCCCATGCCCGCGCCACGGTGCCGCCCGACCGCGTCGATCTCGTCGACGAACACGATGGCCGGCGCGTTCTCCTTGGCCTCCTTGAACAGGTCGCGGACCCGGGAGGCGCCGACGCCGACGAACATCTCGACGAAGTCGGAACCGGAGATGGAGTAGAACGGCACCCCGGCCTCGCCGGCGACCGCGCGGGCCAGCAGCGTCTTGCCGGTACCGGGCGAGCCGTACAGCAGCACGCCCTTCGGGATCTTGGCGCCGACCGCCTGGAACTTGCCGGGCTCCTGGAGGAACTCCTTGATCTCCTGGAGCTCCTCGATGGCCTCGTTCGCGCCGGCGACGTCGGCGAACGTCGTCTTGGGCGCGTCCTTGCTGGCCAGCTTGGCGCGCGACTTGCCGAACTGCATGACCCGGCCGCCGCCGCCCTGCATCTGGGTCATGAAGAAGAAGATCAGGCCACCGAGGATCAGGAACGGCAGCAGCGTGCCGAGGATGCCCCACAGGATGCTCGGCTGCGGCACCTCGACGTTGTAGGACTCGAGCGAGGTGCCGTTGGCGTCGTGCAGCTCCTGCAGCGACTCCTGCAGCGCCAGGCCCTGGCCCTCGACATATTGCGCGACGATCTTGGTGTTGTCGGAGTCGGCCAGCGTGAGCTCGATCTCCTGTGTCTCACCACCGGTGATCTTCGCGGACTGGACGTTGCCGGCCTCGATCTCGGAGACGATGCGAGCGGTGTCGACTTCCTCCGCGCCGCCGGCACGGTCGAGCACACTGCTCAGCACAACGGCCGCGAGCACGAAGACGAGCAACCAGATGAGTGGTCGCGTGAATCGCTTGGCGTTCATGATGCGAGACCTGCTGGCCTCGTACCTCCTGTGATCAGCTGGCTTCAGCACACGCCGCGAACGCCCGGCATGTCCACCGAAGGTGTCGGATCGTCCGACGATACCTTGCGCGGGCCTGCGCGACCATTCCGGCAGGTCTGGTACATGCTGAGAACGTCGCAGGTGAGCCGCTGTGTTCCCGGTGGGCTCGACAACTCCGTCACATCGCTTGCACGTCAGCTGTAGACGTGCGGCGCCAGCGTACCGACGACCCGCAGGTTGCGGTACCGCTCGGCGTAGTCGAGGCCGTAGCCGACGACGAACGCGTTGGGGATGTCGTAGCCGACGTACTTGACGTCGACGGCGGTCTTGGCGGCCTCCGGCTTGCGCAGCAGCGTGCACACCTCGACCGACGCCGGCCCGCGCGAGCGCAGGTTCGACACCAGCCACGACAGCGTCAGCCCGGTGTCGATGATGTCCTCGACGACGAGCACGTGCCGGTCGGTGATGTCGGTGTCGAGGTCCTTGACGATGCGCACCACGCCGCTGGAGCGGGTGCCGGAGCCGTAGGACGAGATGGCCATCCAGTCCTGCTCGACGTGCCGCGACAGGTGCCGGCTGAGATCGGCCATCACCATGATCGCGCCCTTGAGCACGCCGACGAGCAGCAGGTCCTGGCCCTCGTAGTCGCGCTCGATGGCGGCGGCCAGCTCAGCCAGTTTTCCTTGGATCTCCTCCTCGGTCAGGAGGATCTTCTCGAGGTCGCCGTCGACGTGTTCTGGATCCACAACGGCAGCCTTTCACACGCGGGGCCTAGGGGTGTGGGGAGGCGGAGGTTGCTACGCAGGCTCCGCTTCGCGGCGGTGAAGCATGCCGCGCGCGCTCTTGACGCCTGCTCCGCATCCTCCGCCTCCCCACACCGCGCCGGCTCTGCTCACCGGCCGCCGTCTCCCTTGCTGGGGGCGATGTGCAAGCGGCCGTCGCGGCGGGTGGCGCGCAGACCGCCGGGGACATCGATGCCGGCCTGCCCGCGCCACGCCGTCACGAGCGCGTCGACGGCCGCGACGTGGGCGGCGGTCAGATCGGTGGGCGGGCTGCCGGCGGCGATCGCGGCCCGGCGCAGCACCCGCCAGCGCACCGCCCGCGGCAGCTCCGCCAACCCGGCGACGTCCAGCCCCGCACCCTCCGACTGTTGATCATGGAGAAGGTCGGCTTCCCGGCGCGCTGGGACCCGACCTTCTCCATGATCAACTCCGGAGTCGGGGGACGCGGGGGACGCGGGATCGGCGAGGGCGGCGAGGACGGCGGCGGCCTGGGCATCGAGGGCGTCGGCGTCGGCGCGGGCGAGGTCGGCGGTGCGGGCCAGCGCCTCGGCGACCCCGGGGCCGAGCTCGGCCTCGAGCACCGGCAGCACCCGATGCCTGACCCGGGCGCGCGCGTAGGCGGCGTCCTCATTGTGCGGGTCCTCCCACGGCGTCAGCCCGGCCGGCAGCGCCGCCCGCACGACGTCGCGGCGCAGGGCGAGCAGGGGCCGTCGCACCAGGCCCGATCGGTCCGCCATGCCGGACAGCGACCGCGGCCCGGACCCGCGGGCCAGCCCCAGCAGGACGGTCTCGGCCTGGTCGTCGAGCGTGTGCCCCAGCAGCACGGCCGCCGCGCCGACCCGGGCCGCCGACGCCGTCAGCGCCGCGTACCGGGCCGACCGCGCGTTGCCCTCCGGACCGTCCGGCCCGCGCGACGCGTCGAGGTGGACGGTGACGACGGGGTCCAGGCCCAGGCCGCCGCACAGCGCGGCGGCCGTCGACCGCGCACGCTGCGCCGAACCCGCCTGCAGTCCGTGGTCGATGCAGACCGCGCCGGCCCGCAGCCCGGCCCGCGCCGCCACCCACGCCGTCGCCGCGGCGAGGGACAGCGAGTCGGCGCCGCCGGAGCAGGCGACCAGCACCGTGGCGCCGTCCGGCAGATCCGCGAGCGCCGTGCGGACGGCCCGCCGGACGTCGAGGTGCGGGTGCCCCATGGGCGGAGCGTCAGTCGTGGCCGAGCGCCGGCTGGCCGTGCACCCGGCGCACCCAGGCGATCGGGTCGGCGATCTCGTCCTTGGTCGGCAGCGTGGCCGGCGACTCCCAGATGCGGTTGAAGCCGGCCATGCCGACCCGGTCGACGACGGCGTTCACGAACGCGGCGCCGTCGCGGTACTGGCGCATCTTGGCGTCGAGGCCGAGCAGCCGGCGGATCGTGCGGTCGAGCCCGACCGAGGAGTAGCGGCGGCGCTGGAACCGGCGCCGGATGGTCTCGACGGACGGGATGACGTCGGGGCCGACGCCGTCCATGACGACGTCGGCGTGGCCCTCGAGCAGCGACATGAACGCCGTCACGCGGTCGAGGACGGCCTTCTGCGCCGGGGTCTGGACGAGGTCGAGCACCGAGCCGGCGCCATCGGCGGACCGGGCGCTCTCGCCGAGTGCGCGGACGGCTTCGCGTGCCCGGGTCAGGAACGCGCCGGGGTCGACGTCGGTGGCCTCGACGAACGACTCGATCTCGCCGGCCAGGTGGTCGCGCAGCCACGGCACCGCGGTGAACTGCACCCGGTGCGTCTCTTCGTGCAGCGTGACCCACAGGCGGAAGTCGTGCGGGTCGACGCCCAGCTCGCGCTCGACGTGGACGATGTTGGGCGCGACGAGCAGCAGCCGGCCCTGCGCGCCGTCGTCGGGGCCGCCGAGCCGGCCGGACCAGAACGGGTCGAACTGGCCGAGCACCTTGCTGGCCAGGAACGCCAGCAGCGCGCCGGTCTGCAGCCCGGTGACCTTGGGGCCGACCCGCTGGAACGGGGTGCGCTCGCGGCCCTTCTGCAGCTTGCGCTGCAGCGGCGCGATGATCGTGCGCATGCTCTGAGCGTTGGCCCGGGCCCAGTTGCCGCGGTCGACGACCACCAGCGGCGCGTAGCCGAGCGAGGCGTCGAGGCCGGTGAAGCCCTTGACGTGCGCCTCGGCCTCGGCGGCGAGTCGGCGCAGCTCGGCCACCGCCTCGCGGGCCTCGGTGTCGGTGACGGCCGGGCCGGGACCGGCGAGTCGTTGCGCAGTCGCGACCGCGAGATCCCAGTCGACCATGTCGGGAGCGGCGTCAGCGGTCGTCATACCTCCACGCTACGTCACTGATCGCCAGGAGACGCCAATCACATGGAGTCGTCGGCCCGGGCAAGCTCCTGTACGGCCACCCCGTTCCTGCGCCTCGCACCGACGGTTTCGAGGAGACCTCCGGCCCCCTGTCACCGCCGGTCTTGCCCGGCCCTCCTTAGGCACAGCCACAGCCGGCCAGCGCCGCCGCGACGTCGTCGAGCGCGGCCCGCGCCTCGGTCGTGTTGCCGACGTCGTCGGCGAGCACCGCGAACGCGTAGCCGACGCCGTCGGCGGCCACCACCACGCCGGCCAGCGCACTGACGCCGGTGAGCGTGCCGGTCTTGGCCCGGACCAGTCCGGCCGCGGAGGAGTCGCCGAACCGGTCGGCAAGCGTGCCGGTGAACGCGGCGACCGGCAGCCCGGTGACGACGGAACGCAGGCCCGGGTGGTCCGGTCCGGCCGCGAGGGCCAGCGTCTGGGTGATCAGCGCCGCCGGGACCGCGCTGCCGCGGGCCAGCCCGCTGCCGTCGAGCAGCGTCGCGCCGGACGCGTCGAGGCCCAGCTCGGTGAGCGCCGCGACGACCGCCGGGCCGGCCGCCTCGGACGTCCCGGCCGCACCCGACGCGATGGCGACGTGCCGCGCCAGCACTTCGGCGCCGTCGTTGTCGCTGCTGGTGAGGACGTCCTCGACGACGGTCGCGAGCGGCGCGGACTCGACGGCGGCCAGCTCGGCGGCGTCGGCGGGCGCGGCGGCCTCGACCGGTTCGCCGTCGACGGCGATGCCCTGGTCGGCGAGCAGGCCGGCGAACTCCTCGGCCGCGTCGAGCGGCGGGTCGGCCGGCCGGTCCATGATGTCGGCCGCGAGCGCGGTGGTCGGCGAGACGACGCTGGGCACGTAGCTCGGCGTCCAGTCAGGGTCCACCGCCGGGCCGGTGAACAGCGAGGCGTCGTAGGACAACGTCACCGCCGCCACGCCGGCCTCGGTCAGCGCCTGCGCCGTCGACGCGGCGAGGTCGGCCAGCCGGGTGCCGGCGCCGTCGTCCGCCGTGAGCGTGGGGTCGCCGCCGCCGACCAGCGTGAGGGCGGACGGGTCCGGCCCGCTGACGACCCGGGTGGTGAACGTGTGGTCCGGGCCGAGCGCGTGGAGGGCCGCCGCGCCGGTGAGGATCTTCAAGGTACTGGCGGGGGTGTGCGGGTCGGCGCCGGCGGACTCGTACGACGGCGCGCCGGTGCTGAGGTTCAGGACGCTGACGCCGACCCGCCCGCCCAGCCCGGCGACGCCGAGCGTGGGCGCGAGCACGTCACCGACGGCCGGCTCACCCGCCGTGCCGGCGGTGGCCGGAGCGGCCAGCACCCCCGGCGCGGGCGACCAGGTCGCCGCGGGCGGCGCCTCGGGGCGGAACAGCGGCGTCTCGGCCGCCGCGGCGTCGTCGGTCCAGGGCAGCCCGGCCGTCTGGTCGAGCACCACCCCGGCACCGGCCGCGAGCACGACGACACAGCCGGCCACAATCCCGGCCCGCCTCCACATCGTCGCCCCCCTCACCTCGTGACACGGCCGACATCACCGTACGGGAGACTGGACCCGACCAGCACATCGGGACGCTGAGAGGTAAAGGACGTACAGGTGGAGTTCGACGTCACCATCGAGATCCCGGCGGGCAGCCGGAACAAGTACGAAATGGACCACGAGACCGGCCGGATCAGGCTCGACCGCCGGCTCTTCACGTCGACCCGCTACCCCCACGACTACGGGTTCATCGACGACACGCTCGGCCTCGACAGCGACCCGCTCGACGCCCTGGTGATCCTCGAGGAGCCGACCTTCCCGGGCTGCCTCATCCGCTGCCGCGCCGTCGGCATGTTCCGGATGAAGGACGAGGCCGGCGGCGACGACAAGGTGCTCTGCGTGCCGGCCGGTGACCCGCGGAAGATCACCATCCAGGACATCGGCGACGTGCCCGAGTTCGACCGGCTGGAGATCCAGCACTTCTTCGAGATCTACAAGGACCTCGAGCCGGGCAAGTCGGTCGAGGGCGCCACGTGGGTCGACCGCGCCGCCGCCGAGGAGGAGATCGAGGCGTCGCGCCGTCGCCTCATCGAGGCCGGCGGCCTGCCGCACTGATGCGGGTGGGTCACACCCGGCCGTAGAAGGACGGGTCGACCCAGTAGAAGACGTCCTGCACCTCGACGTCCTTGCCCGGCCGCGGCGCGTGGATCATCTGCCCGCCGCCGATGTACAGGCCGACGTGGTACACGCCGGAGGCCTGGCCGTTGTCGGACCAGAAGATCAGGTCGCCGGGGCGTAGGTCGGAGTACGAG is from Jiangella alkaliphila and encodes:
- the ftsH gene encoding ATP-dependent zinc metalloprotease FtsH, whose protein sequence is MNAKRFTRPLIWLLVFVLAAVVLSSVLDRAGGAEEVDTARIVSEIEAGNVQSAKITGGETQEIELTLADSDNTKIVAQYVEGQGLALQESLQELHDANGTSLESYNVEVPQPSILWGILGTLLPFLILGGLIFFFMTQMQGGGGRVMQFGKSRAKLASKDAPKTTFADVAGANEAIEELQEIKEFLQEPGKFQAVGAKIPKGVLLYGSPGTGKTLLARAVAGEAGVPFYSISGSDFVEMFVGVGASRVRDLFKEAKENAPAIVFVDEIDAVGRHRGAGMGGGHDEREQTLNQLLVEMDGFDVKTNVILIAATNRPDILDPALLRPGRFDRQIAVEPPDLEGREKILGVHARGKPLTEDADLRAVARRTPGFTGADLANVLNEAALLTARKNEKMISPQALDEAIDRVVAGPQKSSRLMKDAEKRITAYHEGGHALVAAALHHTDPVHKVTILPRGGALGYTMVLPDEDKYSTTRNEMLDQLAYMMGGRAAEELVFHDPTTGAANDIDKASTLARRMVTQYGMTERLGAIKFGSDRSEPFLGRDMGHERDYSENVAGVVDEEVRKLIETAHQEAFDILVENREVLDNLVIALLERETLNKEEVAEVFANIRKRGRRPAWTGSATRKPSERGPVAFPIKVSTNGHHAEEQAAITVAPDPTPVLPPMPAPEGPVER
- the hpt gene encoding hypoxanthine phosphoribosyltransferase is translated as MDPEHVDGDLEKILLTEEEIQGKLAELAAAIERDYEGQDLLLVGVLKGAIMVMADLSRHLSRHVEQDWMAISSYGSGTRSSGVVRIVKDLDTDITDRHVLVVEDIIDTGLTLSWLVSNLRSRGPASVEVCTLLRKPEAAKTAVDVKYVGYDIPNAFVVGYGLDYAERYRNLRVVGTLAPHVYS
- the tilS gene encoding tRNA lysidine(34) synthetase TilS, whose product is MGHPHLDVRRAVRTALADLPDGATVLVACSGGADSLSLAAATAWVAARAGLRAGAVCIDHGLQAGSAQRARSTAAALCGGLGLDPVVTVHLDASRGPDGPEGNARSARYAALTASAARVGAAAVLLGHTLDDQAETVLLGLARGSGPRSLSGMADRSGLVRRPLLALRRDVVRAALPAGLTPWEDPHNEDAAYARARVRHRVLPVLEAELGPGVAEALARTADLARADADALDAQAAAVLAALADPASPASPDSGVDHGEGRVPARREADLLHDQQSEGAGLDVAGLAELPRAVRWRVLRRAAIAAGSPPTDLTAAHVAAVDALVTAWRGQAGIDVPGGLRATRRDGRLHIAPSKGDGGR
- a CDS encoding zinc-dependent metalloprotease encodes the protein MTTADAAPDMVDWDLAVATAQRLAGPGPAVTDTEAREAVAELRRLAAEAEAHVKGFTGLDASLGYAPLVVVDRGNWARANAQSMRTIIAPLQRKLQKGRERTPFQRVGPKVTGLQTGALLAFLASKVLGQFDPFWSGRLGGPDDGAQGRLLLVAPNIVHVERELGVDPHDFRLWVTLHEETHRVQFTAVPWLRDHLAGEIESFVEATDVDPGAFLTRAREAVRALGESARSADGAGSVLDLVQTPAQKAVLDRVTAFMSLLEGHADVVMDGVGPDVIPSVETIRRRFQRRRYSSVGLDRTIRRLLGLDAKMRQYRDGAAFVNAVVDRVGMAGFNRIWESPATLPTKDEIADPIAWVRRVHGQPALGHD
- the dacB gene encoding D-alanyl-D-alanine carboxypeptidase/D-alanyl-D-alanine endopeptidase, with the protein product MAGCVVVLAAGAGVVLDQTAGLPWTDDAAAAETPLFRPEAPPAATWSPAPGVLAAPATAGTAGEPAVGDVLAPTLGVAGLGGRVGVSVLNLSTGAPSYESAGADPHTPASTLKILTGAAALHALGPDHTFTTRVVSGPDPSALTLVGGGDPTLTADDGAGTRLADLAASTAQALTEAGVAAVTLSYDASLFTGPAVDPDWTPSYVPSVVSPTTALAADIMDRPADPPLDAAEEFAGLLADQGIAVDGEPVEAAAPADAAELAAVESAPLATVVEDVLTSSDNDGAEVLARHVAIASGAAGTSEAAGPAVVAALTELGLDASGATLLDGSGLARGSAVPAALITQTLALAAGPDHPGLRSVVTGLPVAAFTGTLADRFGDSSAAGLVRAKTGTLTGVSALAGVVVAADGVGYAFAVLADDVGNTTEARAALDDVAAALAGCGCA
- a CDS encoding inorganic diphosphatase, whose product is MEFDVTIEIPAGSRNKYEMDHETGRIRLDRRLFTSTRYPHDYGFIDDTLGLDSDPLDALVILEEPTFPGCLIRCRAVGMFRMKDEAGGDDKVLCVPAGDPRKITIQDIGDVPEFDRLEIQHFFEIYKDLEPGKSVEGATWVDRAAAEEEIEASRRRLIEAGGLPH